From a single Planctellipticum variicoloris genomic region:
- a CDS encoding PadR family transcriptional regulator, with the protein MKTQRFGPDLLRGSLDLMVLSILAGGSTYGYELQQRLRDASTNLVQIQAGTLYPLLHRLETDGLIRSRWESSTGRKRKWYDLTAAGKRRLTTQTQEWDRYVACIQSVLAPVRAALPEPA; encoded by the coding sequence ATGAAGACGCAACGATTCGGTCCCGACCTGCTCCGCGGCAGCCTCGATCTGATGGTTCTGTCGATCCTCGCCGGCGGCAGCACCTACGGCTACGAACTGCAGCAGCGGCTGCGCGACGCCAGCACGAACCTCGTGCAGATTCAGGCCGGCACCCTCTACCCCCTGCTGCATCGCCTGGAAACCGACGGCCTGATCCGCAGTCGCTGGGAGTCCAGCACGGGCCGCAAGCGCAAATGGTACGACCTGACCGCGGCAGGCAAACGCCGGCTGACCACGCAGACGCAGGAATGGGATCGGTACGTGGCCTGCATCCAGTCGGTGCTGGCGCCGGTGCGGGCAGCGCTGCCAGAACCAGCTTGA